A window from Mytilus galloprovincialis chromosome 8, xbMytGall1.hap1.1, whole genome shotgun sequence encodes these proteins:
- the LOC143085590 gene encoding long-chain fatty acid transport protein 6-like, with protein sequence MLKFLTACLGALGALYLLIRIKFPWLYGDIKFLSIAIKTVIQIEKSKRKKELPIDLFERTADKFCHKPMIIHKGRSYSFTEVDKMANKVANVALGLGLKQGDTVAIMVYNEPAFVWTWFGFEKIGVEVAFLNFNQRKKPLLHSIISSEAKAVFFNSGPELYAAIEDIAEDLETIDLYTFDSSEVEIPSRFRRLNLELKAAPEDRIPRSMRSNVTVMSTNCLIFTSGTTGLPKPVIVTHLKCLFAGFLLAYRTSTTSDDILYTCLPLYHSAGSMFGVGSIRRYGITMVLSERFSASRFFQECHQHNVTIIQYIGEMCRYLVNTPKSAHDAEHSVKAAIGNGLRKDIWSAFQTRFKIDNIIEIYGATELSFGFGNLFNEVGATGRITPLLKMLLPIAFIKFDSDANQPVRNDKGRCVPVDTGEPGLLIIRFDKRMPTEGYKNKEEENKKRFLYNVFKDGDKYINSGDLLYIDKDYYVYFYDRLGDTFRWKGENVSTTEVANTISELSFVADTCVYGVTVPGCEGRAGMATIHLVDSDNFEPTEEMVCKIMEQCRTQLAGYAIPRFLRFTRFLDITSTFKQMKTTLKREGFDINLTMEPIYYFDIRHKKYCQIDKNIYSNIIDKHINF encoded by the exons ATGTTAAAGTTTCTGACAGCATGTTTGGGTGCATTAGGAGCTCTGTATCTGCTGATACGGATAAAATTTCCATGGTTATATGGAGATATCAAGTTTCTATCAATTGCTATAAAAACTGTTATCCAAATTGAAAAAAGCAAGAGGAAAAAAGAATTACCTATAGATTTATTTGAGAGAACAGCTGATAAGTTTTGTCACAAGCCGATGATAATTCATAAAGGGAGGTCATACAGTTTTACAGAAGTGGACAAAATGGCAAATAAAGTGGCAAACGTGGCTTTGGGTCTTGGGTTGAAGCAAGGTGATACGGTGGCCATAATGGTATATAATGAACCTGCTTTTGTATGGACTTGGTTTG GCTTTGAGAAAATTGGAGTTGAAGTTGCTTTCCTAAATTTTAACCAAAGAAAGAAGCCCCTTCTTCACAGTATAATTTCAAGTGAAGCCAAAGCAGTATTTTTTAACTCAG GTCCCGAACTGTATGCAGCAATAGAAGATATCGCTGAGGACTTAGAAACCATCGACTTGTACACTTTTGATTCATCGGAAGTCGAAATTCCTTCGAGATTTAGACGCTTAAACTTAGAATTGAAGGCAGCACCAGAAGATCGAATACCACGTTCTATGAGATCAAACGTCACAGTGATGTCTACTAATTGTTTAATTTTCACGTCGGGTACAACAG gtTTACCAAAACCAGTCATTGTGacacatttaaaatgtttatttgctGGATTCCTATTGGCTTACAGAACCAGTACTACTTCAGATGATATCCTCTACACATGTCTTCCCCTTTACCACTCTGCTGGATCAATGTTTGGAGTCGGAtctataagaagatatg GAATAACAATGGTCCTCTCGGAAAGATTTTCTGCTAGCAGGTTTTTTCAGGAATGTCATCAGCATAATGTTACCATAATTCAGTACATAGGAGAAATGTGTCGGTACTTGGTTAATACCCCAAAG AGCGCACATGATGCAGAACATTCAGTAAAGGCTGCCATTGGAAACGGTTTAAGAAAAGATATATGGAGTGCATTCCAGACCCGTTTTAAGATAGACAATATTATAGAGATTTATGGTGCTACAGAACTTTCATTTGGCTTTGGTAATCTCTTCAATGAAGTTGGAGCAACTGGACGGATAACACCTCTATTG AAAATGTTACTTCCAATAGCATTTATCAAGTTCGACTCTGATGCTAATCAACCTGTCCGTAATGATAAAGGCAGATGTGTTCCAGTTGATACGG GTGAGCCTGGACTTTTGATAATCAGATTTGATAAGCGAATGCCTACTGAGGGATACAAAaacaaagaagaagaaaataaaaaaagattccTATATAATGTATTTAAAGATGGGGATAAATACATCAATTCTGGCGACTTGCTCTACATTGACAAGGATTATTATGTATACTTTTATGACAGACTTGGAGATACATTTAG atgGAAAGGTGAAAATGTATCAACTACTGAAGTCGCTAACACTATTTCTGAGCTATCGTTTGTAGCAGATACTTGTGTATATGGTGTTACGGTGCCAG GCTGTGAAGGCAGAGCTGGGATGGCAACAATACATTTGGTTGATTCTGACAATTTCGAACCGACTGAAGAAATGGTTTGTAAAATAATGGAACAATGTAGAACACAGCTAGCTGGATATGCTATTCCAAGATTCTTACGATTTACTCGCTTTCTAGATATTACCTCAACTTTCAAACAAATGAAGACTACGCTTAAAAGAGAAGGTTTTGACATCAACTTGACAATGGAaccaatttattattttgatataagaCATAAAAAGTACTGTCAAATTGataaaaacatatattcaaaCATCATCgataaacatattaatttttaa